In Paenibacillus guangzhouensis, a single window of DNA contains:
- the rpoB gene encoding DNA-directed RNA polymerase subunit beta — MAGQLVQYGRRTRRSYARINEVLEIPNLIEIQQKSYQWFLDEGLREMFQDISPIQDFTGNLVLEFIDYNLGEPKYSVDDSKERDVTYAAPLRVKVRLINKETGEVKEQEVFMGDFPLMTETGTFIINGAERVIVSQLVRSPSVYFSTKVDKNAKKTYTATVIPNRGAWLELETDAKDIIYVRIDRTRKIPVTVLLRALGFGTDAEILDLLGNDEYIRNTLDKDNTDSTEKALIEIYERLRPGEPPTLDNAKSLLVARFFDPKRYDLANVGRYKINKKLHIKNRLFNQRLAETLINPTTGEILAEAGQMIDRRLLDELIPHLEENVNYKTYHVANGVLDADSIPLQCVNVFSPDDESRVIKVISNAIIDKSVKNITPADIVASINYFINLLHGIGDTDDIDHLGNRRLRSVGELLQNQFRIGLSRMERVVRERMSIQDANVITPQALINIRPVIASIKEFFGSSQLSQFMDQTNPLAELTHKRRLSALGPGGLTRERAGFEVRDVHPSHYGRMCPIETPEGPNIGLINSLSTFARINEYGFIEAPYRWVDPKTGKVTDQISYLTADEEYNYVVAQANARLNEDNTFAEESVIVRYNKQSDNILTMPIDRVDYMDVSPKQVVSVATALIPFLENDDSNRALMGSNMQRQAVPLLIPKAPLIGTGMEHKSAKDSGVCIVSKHDGIVERVSANEIQVRRVEVIDGKEVKGDLIKHKLHKFMRSNQGTCINQRPLARKGDIVKKGDILADGPSTEQGELALGRNVVVAFMTWEGYNYEDAILLNEKLVKEDVYTSIHIEEYESEARDTKLGPEEITRDIPNVGEEALKNLDERGIIRVGAEIGAGDILVGKVTPKGVTELTAEERLLHAIFGEKAREVRDTSLRVPHGTDGIVVDVKVFTRENGDELPPGVNQLVRAYIAQKRKISEGDKMAGRHGNKGVIARILPEEDMPFLPDGTPVEVVLNPLGVPSRMNIGQVLEVHLGMAAKALGIHCATPVFDGANEEDVFDTMEEAGMQRNGKTVLYDGRTGDRFEREVTVGVMYMIKLAHMVDDKIHARSTGPYSLVTQQPLGGKAQFGGQRFGEMEVWALEAYGAAYTLQEILTVKSDDIVGRVKTYESIVKGENVPEPGVPESFKVLIKELQSLGMDVKILSENEEEIEMKEIDDEDDVTSDKLNLNLEGSEAGVE, encoded by the coding sequence TTGGCAGGACAACTTGTTCAGTATGGTCGACGCACTCGGAGGAGTTATGCACGCATTAACGAGGTGCTCGAGATTCCGAACCTGATTGAAATCCAACAAAAATCATACCAATGGTTTTTGGATGAAGGATTGCGTGAAATGTTCCAAGATATTTCGCCAATTCAGGATTTTACAGGTAACTTGGTTTTGGAATTTATCGATTACAATCTGGGTGAACCGAAATATTCCGTAGACGATTCGAAGGAGCGCGATGTAACTTATGCAGCTCCATTACGTGTCAAAGTACGGCTGATTAACAAAGAAACCGGTGAGGTAAAAGAACAAGAAGTTTTCATGGGCGATTTTCCGCTAATGACGGAGACCGGTACGTTTATTATTAACGGTGCAGAACGGGTAATTGTCAGCCAGTTGGTTCGCTCTCCTAGCGTCTATTTTAGCACTAAAGTGGATAAGAACGCGAAGAAAACATATACGGCGACAGTGATTCCGAACCGTGGTGCTTGGCTCGAACTTGAGACGGATGCGAAAGACATCATCTATGTTCGTATTGACCGCACGCGGAAGATTCCAGTAACGGTGTTGCTCAGAGCTTTGGGCTTTGGCACGGATGCTGAGATTCTGGATTTGCTCGGTAATGATGAATATATTCGTAACACACTCGATAAAGACAACACAGATTCGACGGAGAAGGCGTTAATCGAGATCTACGAGAGATTGCGTCCAGGTGAGCCGCCTACGCTTGATAATGCGAAGAGCTTGCTTGTTGCGCGTTTCTTCGATCCAAAGCGCTATGATCTTGCGAATGTGGGTCGTTACAAAATTAATAAAAAGCTTCATATCAAGAATCGTCTATTTAACCAGCGTCTGGCGGAGACATTAATCAATCCAACGACAGGTGAGATTCTTGCAGAAGCTGGTCAAATGATTGACCGTCGTCTACTGGATGAACTGATTCCTCACTTGGAGGAGAATGTGAACTACAAGACATACCATGTTGCGAATGGTGTGCTTGATGCAGATAGTATTCCTCTGCAGTGTGTGAATGTATTCTCACCAGATGACGAGTCCCGCGTGATTAAGGTTATCTCTAATGCGATCATCGACAAGTCGGTGAAGAACATTACACCTGCGGATATCGTGGCTTCCATCAACTATTTCATTAACTTGTTGCATGGTATTGGCGACACGGATGACATCGATCACCTAGGTAACCGTCGTCTGCGTTCTGTTGGTGAATTGCTGCAGAACCAATTCCGTATTGGTCTTTCCCGTATGGAGCGTGTTGTTCGTGAGAGAATGTCCATCCAGGATGCGAATGTAATCACGCCACAGGCGCTTATCAATATTCGTCCTGTTATTGCATCGATCAAAGAGTTCTTCGGTAGCTCTCAGTTGTCCCAGTTCATGGACCAGACGAATCCGCTAGCTGAGTTGACGCACAAACGTCGTCTATCAGCACTCGGACCGGGCGGTTTGACACGGGAACGTGCTGGCTTCGAAGTTCGTGACGTACATCCATCGCATTATGGTCGTATGTGTCCGATCGAGACGCCAGAGGGACCGAACATCGGTTTGATCAACTCCTTGTCGACATTCGCTCGCATTAATGAATATGGCTTCATTGAAGCACCATATCGTTGGGTAGATCCGAAGACAGGTAAAGTAACGGATCAGATCTCTTATCTAACGGCAGATGAAGAGTACAACTATGTTGTCGCGCAAGCGAACGCGAGATTGAATGAAGACAACACATTTGCAGAAGAAAGTGTTATCGTTCGTTATAACAAACAGTCTGATAACATCTTGACGATGCCGATTGATCGCGTTGACTACATGGACGTATCGCCGAAACAGGTTGTGTCCGTAGCGACAGCGCTCATTCCGTTCCTAGAGAACGATGACTCCAACCGTGCGCTCATGGGATCGAACATGCAGCGGCAGGCTGTTCCTCTTCTTATTCCGAAAGCTCCGCTTATCGGTACAGGTATGGAACATAAGTCTGCAAAAGATTCCGGGGTATGTATCGTATCGAAGCATGATGGAATCGTAGAGCGCGTATCTGCGAATGAAATCCAAGTGCGTCGCGTTGAAGTGATCGATGGCAAAGAAGTTAAAGGTGACTTGATTAAACATAAATTGCACAAATTCATGCGTTCGAACCAAGGGACTTGCATTAACCAACGTCCATTGGCGCGCAAAGGCGATATCGTCAAGAAAGGCGATATTCTTGCAGATGGTCCGTCCACTGAGCAAGGTGAATTGGCGCTTGGGCGCAACGTTGTCGTTGCCTTTATGACTTGGGAAGGTTACAACTATGAGGATGCCATCCTCTTGAATGAGAAACTCGTTAAGGAAGATGTGTATACATCGATCCATATCGAGGAATACGAATCCGAAGCTCGTGATACAAAGCTTGGACCGGAAGAAATCACTCGCGATATCCCGAACGTCGGGGAAGAAGCGCTTAAGAATCTCGATGAGCGCGGTATTATCCGTGTCGGTGCTGAAATCGGCGCTGGCGACATTCTCGTCGGTAAAGTAACACCTAAAGGGGTTACGGAGCTTACGGCGGAAGAACGTCTATTGCATGCGATCTTCGGTGAGAAAGCGCGTGAAGTTCGTGATACATCCCTTCGCGTACCGCATGGTACAGATGGTATCGTCGTTGATGTTAAAGTATTTACACGTGAGAATGGCGATGAATTGCCACCAGGCGTGAACCAGCTTGTACGTGCATACATCGCTCAGAAGCGTAAGATCTCTGAGGGTGACAAAATGGCGGGACGCCACGGTAACAAAGGGGTTATCGCGCGTATACTTCCAGAAGAGGATATGCCGTTCTTGCCGGATGGTACACCTGTAGAGGTTGTCCTTAACCCACTAGGGGTTCCGTCGCGTATGAACATCGGTCAGGTACTCGAGGTTCACCTTGGGATGGCCGCGAAAGCACTCGGCATTCACTGTGCGACGCCGGTATTCGACGGCGCGAACGAGGAAGACGTATTTGATACCATGGAAGAAGCAGGCATGCAGCGGAACGGTAAAACCGTATTGTACGATGGTCGTACTGGGGACCGCTTCGAGCGTGAAGTGACTGTCGGCGTCATGTACATGATCAAACTAGCGCACATGGTTGATGATAAAATCCATGCCCGTTCGACAGGGCCATACTCACTTGTTACACAGCAACCGCTCGGTGGTAAAGCACAGTTCGGTGGACAGCGTTTCGGGGAGATGGAGGTTTGGGCGCTTGAGGCCTACGGTGCAGCTTACACATTGCAAGAGATTCTTACCGTCAAGTCTGACGATATCGTCGGCCGCGTGAAGACATACGAATCGATTGTGAAGGGCGAGAATGTTCCTGAGCCAGGTGTTCCAGAATCGTTTAAAGTATTGATCAAAGAGCTTCAGAGTTTAGGTATGGATGTGAAAATCCTATCTGAAAATGAAGAAGAGATCGAAATGAAAGAAATTGATGATGAAGACGACGTAACAAGCGATAAGCTGAACTTGAACCTTGAGGGTTCAGAGGCTGGCGTTGAGTAA
- a CDS encoding class I SAM-dependent methyltransferase, with amino-acid sequence MSEHYYSNKPTVAHQRNTIEETLRGKKLRFVTDAGVFSKAGVDYGSKVLIDMMEMPEDAKVLDVGCGYGPIGFSAALMAPKGHVTMVDVNERAVELAKENARANGIQNVTIEQSDLFEKVAGKTFDVILTNPPIRAGKETVHRIFTEAYDHLNADGTLWIVIQKKQGAPSARAKLEELFGEDAVEEVGKDKGYRIFKSTKRT; translated from the coding sequence ATGTCAGAGCATTATTACTCGAACAAGCCTACCGTAGCCCATCAACGTAACACGATAGAAGAGACGCTCCGCGGCAAGAAGCTTCGCTTTGTAACGGATGCAGGGGTGTTTTCGAAAGCGGGGGTAGATTACGGCAGTAAAGTGTTAATTGATATGATGGAGATGCCGGAGGATGCGAAGGTACTGGATGTGGGCTGCGGTTATGGGCCGATAGGATTCTCGGCAGCACTCATGGCGCCCAAAGGGCATGTGACGATGGTTGATGTGAATGAGAGAGCTGTTGAACTTGCGAAGGAGAATGCGAGAGCCAATGGCATACAGAACGTGACCATTGAACAGAGTGATTTATTTGAGAAGGTGGCGGGCAAGACATTCGATGTCATTCTCACGAATCCGCCGATCCGAGCAGGTAAAGAGACGGTGCATCGTATTTTCACAGAGGCTTATGATCATTTAAATGCAGACGGTACGTTATGGATCGTCATTCAGAAGAAACAAGGCGCGCCATCGGCACGAGCGAAGCTAGAAGAGTTATTCGGAGAAGATGCGGTTGAAGAGGTAGGGAAAGATAAAGGGTACCGTATTTTCAAGTCGACTAAGAGAACTTAA
- the rplL gene encoding 50S ribosomal protein L7/L12, which yields MSKEQILEAIKGMNVLELNELVKAIEEEFGVTAAAPVAVMAGGAGDAGAAEQTEFDVILTNAGASKINVIKVVREVTGLGLKEAKDLVDNAPKPLKEKVSKEEAEAVKAKLEEAGAAIEVK from the coding sequence ATGAGTAAAGAACAAATCTTAGAAGCCATCAAAGGCATGAACGTTTTAGAATTGAACGAACTTGTTAAAGCAATCGAAGAAGAATTCGGCGTAACAGCTGCAGCTCCTGTAGCAGTTATGGCTGGTGGCGCTGGCGATGCTGGTGCAGCTGAGCAAACAGAATTCGACGTAATCTTGACTAACGCTGGTGCATCCAAAATCAACGTTATCAAAGTTGTTCGTGAAGTAACAGGCCTTGGCTTGAAAGAAGCTAAAGATCTTGTTGACAACGCACCAAAACCACTTAAAGAAAAAGTTAGCAAAGAAGAAGCAGAAGCAGTTAAAGCTAAGCTTGAAGAAGCTGGCGCAGCAATCGAAGTTAAGTAA
- the rplJ gene encoding 50S ribosomal protein L10, giving the protein MANAKVIQAKQEAVEVVTAKLRESASTVVADYRGLNVAQVTELRKQLREAGVEFQVLKNTLVRRATAEANLTELDEVLTGPTAIAFSTEDAVAPAKILNSFAKKNDALKIKGGVVEGQVVGVEAIKALAELPSREGLLSMLLSVLQAPVRNFALAVKAVAEKQEETA; this is encoded by the coding sequence TTGGCAAACGCAAAAGTTATTCAAGCTAAACAAGAAGCTGTTGAAGTTGTAACTGCGAAACTTCGCGAGAGTGCGAGTACAGTTGTTGCAGATTACCGCGGATTGAACGTTGCTCAAGTAACTGAGCTTCGTAAACAACTTCGTGAAGCTGGTGTTGAATTCCAAGTATTGAAAAACACTTTGGTACGTCGTGCGACTGCTGAAGCTAATTTGACGGAATTGGATGAAGTATTAACAGGTCCTACAGCGATCGCTTTCAGTACAGAAGATGCTGTTGCTCCTGCGAAAATTCTTAACAGTTTCGCAAAGAAAAACGACGCTCTTAAAATTAAAGGTGGCGTTGTAGAAGGACAAGTTGTGGGCGTAGAAGCGATCAAAGCTCTTGCTGAACTACCTTCCCGCGAAGGCTTGCTCTCCATGTTGCTTAGCGTGCTTCAAGCTCCAGTGCGTAACTTCGCACTTGCAGTTAAAGCTGTTGCTGAGAAACAAGAAGAAACTGCTTAA
- the rplA gene encoding 50S ribosomal protein L1: MAKHGKKYLEAAKLIDSEATYEPLEAIELVKKAATAKFDESVEVAVRLGVDPRKQDQAVRGVVVLPHGTGKTKRVLVFAKGDKAKEAEAAGADFVGDADMINKIQQGWFDFDVCVATPDMMSEVGKLGRLLGGKGLMPNPKAGTVTFNVAQAVQEIKAGKIEYRLDKAGQIHAPIGKVSFDAEKLNDNLKSLIDALNRAKPAAAKGVYLKNIAVSSTMGPGARVNTANYR; encoded by the coding sequence ATGGCTAAACACGGTAAAAAATACCTAGAAGCTGCTAAGCTTATTGATAGCGAAGCAACTTACGAGCCTCTAGAAGCGATCGAGCTTGTTAAGAAGGCTGCGACTGCAAAATTCGACGAATCTGTTGAAGTTGCTGTTCGTTTGGGTGTAGACCCACGTAAACAAGACCAAGCAGTTCGCGGTGTTGTTGTCCTTCCTCACGGAACAGGTAAAACAAAACGCGTTCTTGTATTTGCAAAAGGTGATAAAGCGAAAGAGGCAGAAGCTGCTGGCGCGGATTTCGTTGGTGATGCTGACATGATCAACAAAATTCAACAAGGCTGGTTCGACTTCGATGTCTGCGTAGCTACACCTGACATGATGAGTGAAGTTGGTAAATTGGGTCGTCTACTTGGTGGTAAAGGCCTAATGCCAAACCCGAAAGCAGGAACAGTTACTTTCAACGTTGCCCAAGCGGTCCAAGAGATCAAAGCGGGTAAAATTGAGTACCGTCTTGATAAAGCGGGTCAAATTCACGCTCCAATCGGTAAAGTATCTTTCGATGCTGAGAAATTGAACGATAACTTGAAATCGTTAATCGATGCATTGAACCGTGCTAAACCGGCTGCAGCAAAAGGCGTATACTTGAAGAACATTGCTGTATCTTCAACTATGGGTCCTGGCGCGCGCGTTAACACAGCGAACTACAGATAA
- the rplK gene encoding 50S ribosomal protein L11, with product MAKKVIKMVKLQVPAGKANPAPPIGPALGQAGVNIMAFCKEFNARTADQAGLIIPVEITVFEDRSFTFITKTPPAAVLLRVAAKIEKGSGEPNKKKVATVKRATVREIAEQKMPDLNAASVEAAMRMVEGTARSMGITIAD from the coding sequence ATGGCTAAAAAGGTAATTAAAATGGTGAAATTGCAAGTTCCTGCAGGGAAAGCGAATCCAGCACCACCAATCGGTCCAGCTTTGGGTCAAGCGGGTGTTAACATTATGGCTTTCTGTAAAGAGTTCAATGCTCGTACAGCAGATCAAGCAGGTCTAATCATTCCTGTTGAAATCACTGTGTTTGAGGATCGTTCCTTTACGTTCATCACTAAAACTCCACCAGCTGCAGTATTGCTTCGCGTTGCTGCTAAGATCGAAAAAGGATCTGGCGAACCGAACAAGAAGAAAGTTGCTACAGTTAAACGTGCGACTGTTCGTGAAATTGCAGAACAAAAAATGCCAGACTTGAACGCTGCATCTGTTGAAGCTGCAATGCGTATGGTCGAAGGTACTGCTCGCAGTATGGGCATCACAATCGCTGACTAA
- the nusG gene encoding transcription termination/antitermination protein NusG, with protein sequence MEKRWYVVHTYSGYENKVKANLEKRVESMDMKDKIFRVLVPMEEEVVNKDGKKKTVMRKVYPGYVLVEMIQTDDSWYVVRNTPGVTGFVGSTGSGSKPTPLLPEEVEQILKHMGMEEPKPKIEFDLKESVRIKVGPFANFVGSVEEIITEKSKLKVHVNMFGRETPLELDYTQVEKI encoded by the coding sequence ATGGAGAAAAGATGGTACGTCGTTCATACCTACTCTGGGTATGAAAACAAAGTAAAAGCCAATTTAGAGAAGCGCGTCGAATCGATGGACATGAAGGACAAGATTTTCCGTGTTCTTGTTCCTATGGAAGAAGAAGTGGTGAACAAAGACGGTAAGAAAAAGACTGTCATGCGTAAAGTTTACCCCGGATATGTCTTGGTCGAAATGATCCAGACAGATGATTCTTGGTATGTTGTTCGCAATACACCAGGGGTTACTGGATTCGTAGGTTCTACCGGATCTGGTTCCAAACCAACACCTTTGTTGCCTGAAGAAGTGGAACAAATTCTGAAGCACATGGGCATGGAAGAACCGAAACCGAAAATCGAATTCGATTTGAAGGAATCTGTGCGTATCAAAGTGGGTCCTTTTGCGAATTTTGTTGGATCGGTAGAAGAAATTATTACCGAGAAGAGCAAGTTGAAAGTTCACGTCAATATGTTTGGGCGAGAAACCCCATTGGAGCTGGATTACACTCAAGTGGAGAAGATTTAA
- the secE gene encoding preprotein translocase subunit SecE, translating to MFSYISESWAELKKVRWPSRKELTSYTIVVVFTILVITFYFWVLDIGISSLVEAII from the coding sequence ATGTTTTCCTACATCTCAGAAAGTTGGGCTGAGCTTAAAAAGGTTCGCTGGCCAAGTCGTAAAGAGTTGACGAGCTATACGATTGTTGTAGTATTCACAATCCTCGTTATCACTTTTTACTTCTGGGTTCTCGACATCGGAATCTCTTCGTTGGTCGAAGCGATAATTTAA
- the rpmG gene encoding 50S ribosomal protein L33, whose product MRVIITLACTNCKQRNYTTSKNKRNHPDRMEMKKFCKYCNEQTSHRETR is encoded by the coding sequence ATGCGGGTAATTATAACGTTGGCTTGTACGAATTGTAAGCAAAGAAATTACACGACCAGCAAAAACAAGCGAAATCACCCCGACCGCATGGAGATGAAGAAATTTTGCAAGTATTGCAACGAGCAGACTTCTCATCGCGAAACAAGATAG
- the sigH gene encoding RNA polymerase sporulation sigma factor SigH, whose product MSVDLKDLKMFDYDIRADEDIVDAVREGDSDALEYLINKYRNFVRAKARSYFLIGADREDIIQEGMIGLYKSIRDFKGDKFSSFKAFAELCITRQIITAIKTATRQKHIPLNSYVSLDKPIYDEDSDRTLMDVICGSRVSDPEELIINQEEFVGLEDKMSEILSDLERKVLMLYLDGRSYQEIAVDLKRHVKSIDNALQRVKRKLERYLEDRDLGL is encoded by the coding sequence GTGAGTGTCGACCTCAAAGATTTAAAAATGTTCGATTATGACATCAGAGCAGACGAAGATATCGTTGATGCCGTCCGCGAAGGCGACAGTGATGCACTCGAGTACTTGATTAATAAGTACCGTAATTTTGTGCGCGCCAAAGCCCGCTCTTATTTTCTAATTGGTGCTGATAGAGAAGATATTATTCAAGAAGGTATGATAGGTTTATATAAATCGATTCGTGATTTTAAAGGGGACAAGTTTTCGTCCTTCAAAGCCTTTGCTGAGCTCTGCATTACGCGGCAGATCATTACGGCAATTAAGACGGCGACACGGCAGAAGCATATTCCGCTGAATTCTTATGTATCCCTCGACAAGCCCATCTATGATGAAGATTCCGATCGCACGTTGATGGATGTCATTTGCGGCTCGAGAGTGTCGGACCCGGAAGAATTGATTATTAATCAAGAGGAATTCGTGGGACTGGAAGATAAGATGTCGGAGATCCTTAGCGATCTTGAACGCAAAGTATTAATGTTATATTTGGACGGCCGTTCGTATCAAGAGATTGCAGTAGATCTGAAGCGGCATGTGAAATCGATCGATAACGCATTGCAGCGTGTGAAGCGTAAGCTGGAACGTTACTTGGAAGATCGAGATTTAGGATTGTAG
- a CDS encoding NYN domain-containing protein yields MGKKRTPDLRDVMLVDGYNMIGSWPELVTLSSISLQEARDHLLNRLADYQAFSGRRVIVVFDAYRVPGLGGAFAQNQISVHFTKEKETADECIERFVHDLTHRRRQIYVATSDSVEQHVAFGQGALRVSARELLIEIEHSKREVKTFIERDQPSNKRNPLESKMSADILSKLEQMRRGK; encoded by the coding sequence ATGGGGAAGAAGCGAACACCGGATTTGCGGGATGTGATGCTCGTCGACGGTTACAATATGATCGGCTCCTGGCCGGAGCTGGTCACCTTGTCGAGTATCAGTCTGCAGGAAGCAAGGGATCATCTGTTAAACCGATTGGCAGACTATCAAGCTTTTTCGGGAAGACGTGTGATCGTTGTCTTTGATGCCTATCGTGTTCCTGGGCTTGGCGGGGCATTTGCTCAGAATCAAATTTCCGTTCATTTCACAAAAGAGAAGGAAACAGCCGATGAATGTATAGAACGCTTCGTTCATGACTTAACACATCGACGCAGGCAGATCTATGTTGCGACCTCGGATTCGGTGGAACAGCATGTCGCTTTTGGACAAGGTGCCTTGCGGGTATCTGCCAGAGAGCTATTGATCGAGATCGAGCATAGCAAACGCGAAGTGAAGACGTTTATTGAACGAGACCAACCAAGCAATAAGAGAAATCCACTAGAGAGCAAGATGAGTGCAGATATCCTCTCGAAGCTGGAACAAATGCGGCGAGGCAAATAG
- the rlmB gene encoding 23S rRNA (guanosine(2251)-2'-O)-methyltransferase RlmB produces the protein MEEFIAGKHSVMEALRSGRTINKIWIADNAQKHLTMPILAEAKNAKIVVQNADKRKLDQMVPGLQHQGVVAQVAAYEYVEVEDILASAQERGEMPFLLILDEIEDPHNLGSILRTADCTGVHGVIIPKRRSVGLTATVSKTSAGAVEYVPVARVTNLAQTIDQLKKEGIWVIGTDVEAQQELFEANHFNMPIAVIIGNESKGMGRLLKDKCDFLIKLPMAGQINSLNASVAAGVFMYEVVRQRKQQG, from the coding sequence ATGGAAGAATTTATTGCCGGGAAGCATTCGGTTATGGAGGCGCTTCGCTCCGGTCGCACAATCAACAAAATATGGATCGCGGACAACGCGCAGAAGCATCTGACGATGCCGATCTTAGCTGAGGCGAAGAATGCGAAGATCGTCGTTCAAAATGCGGACAAGCGTAAGCTGGATCAGATGGTTCCAGGCTTACAGCATCAGGGAGTTGTTGCACAGGTCGCAGCCTATGAATATGTAGAGGTTGAGGATATTCTAGCTTCTGCACAGGAGCGGGGGGAAATGCCTTTCCTTCTCATCTTGGATGAAATTGAAGATCCGCATAACTTGGGCTCAATCTTGCGTACAGCGGATTGCACTGGTGTGCATGGTGTTATCATTCCGAAGCGCCGATCGGTAGGCCTAACTGCAACTGTATCGAAAACTTCGGCAGGCGCGGTGGAATACGTTCCAGTTGCACGAGTGACGAATCTTGCGCAGACGATTGATCAGCTTAAGAAGGAAGGCATCTGGGTCATCGGTACAGATGTGGAAGCGCAGCAAGAGCTGTTCGAAGCAAATCATTTTAATATGCCAATTGCCGTTATCATCGGGAATGAGAGCAAAGGTATGGGACGACTGCTCAAGGATAAATGTGATTTTCTCATCAAATTGCCTATGGCTGGACAGATTAATTCCTTGAATGCTTCCGTTGCGGCAGGCGTGTTCATGTACGAGGTTGTGAGACAGCGCAAGCAGCAAGGCTAG